The following are encoded together in the Streptomyces sp. NBC_00341 genome:
- a CDS encoding N-acetyltransferase family protein yields MLIREATIDDWPAIWPFFHEIVSAGETFTYPLDLGEVDASEWWLVKSPSRAVVAVADDGTVLGTAKMNRNHMGNGSHIASASYMVDPRHAGRGVGRALCEYTIDWARTAGFRAMQFNAVVETNAAAVRLYRSLGFEVLGTLPEGFNHPKHGFVGVHIMHRPL; encoded by the coding sequence ATGTTGATCAGGGAAGCAACCATCGATGATTGGCCCGCTATTTGGCCGTTCTTTCACGAAATCGTCTCCGCGGGCGAGACCTTCACCTACCCCCTCGACCTGGGGGAGGTGGACGCCAGTGAGTGGTGGCTCGTCAAGTCGCCCAGCCGTGCGGTCGTCGCCGTCGCCGACGACGGGACGGTTCTGGGTACGGCGAAGATGAACAGGAACCACATGGGTAACGGTTCGCACATCGCGAGCGCCAGCTACATGGTCGACCCCCGGCACGCCGGACGCGGCGTGGGGCGGGCCCTGTGCGAATACACGATCGACTGGGCCCGCACGGCGGGGTTCCGGGCCATGCAGTTCAACGCCGTGGTGGAGACGAACGCCGCCGCTGTCAGGCTCTACCGCTCGCTCGGCTTCGAAGTCCTGGGCACACTGCCTGAGGGATTCAACCACCCGAAGCACGGGTTCGTGGGCGTGCACATCATGCACCGGCCGCTCTGA
- a CDS encoding LAETG motif-containing sortase-dependent surface protein, which yields MTIPRRSLRAAGTLAAAAVVGLTGVVLTAGPAAAHTPTWDVTCTEVSLHLSAYNDKVTNQVTVTVDGKELLPTESFGKGLDKTIDLPEHDKALTVHLSVKAGDGDQYSKEDEKTAPVCEGQTSTPTPTPSETKPSEPSTPSQSPTTSAPTPADTPSETASSSAPAAAAPSPSSPDLAETGSSSATPIIGGAAAAVLLAGGGIMWSVRKRRTAQH from the coding sequence ATGACCATACCCAGGAGATCGCTGCGCGCTGCGGGAACCCTCGCCGCCGCTGCGGTTGTCGGTCTGACCGGCGTGGTTCTCACCGCCGGTCCGGCCGCAGCTCACACCCCCACCTGGGACGTGACCTGTACCGAGGTGAGCCTTCACCTCAGCGCGTACAACGACAAGGTCACCAACCAGGTGACCGTGACCGTTGACGGTAAGGAGCTGCTGCCGACGGAGAGCTTCGGCAAGGGGCTCGACAAGACGATCGACCTGCCTGAGCACGACAAGGCTCTGACGGTGCACCTGTCCGTCAAGGCCGGTGACGGCGACCAGTACTCGAAGGAAGACGAGAAGACGGCGCCGGTGTGCGAGGGTCAGACCTCGACGCCCACGCCCACGCCTTCCGAGACGAAGCCGTCCGAGCCGTCCACGCCGTCTCAGTCGCCCACGACCTCGGCGCCCACCCCGGCCGACACCCCCAGCGAGACCGCTTCGTCGTCTGCGCCCGCCGCAGCCGCGCCGAGCCCCTCCTCGCCGGACCTGGCCGAGACCGGTTCGTCGTCCGCCACTCCCATCATCGGTGGTGCGGCTGCCGCCGTGCTGCTGGCCGGTGGCGGCATCATGTGGTCCGTGCGCAAGCGTCGCACCGCTCAGCACTGA
- a CDS encoding SpoIIE family protein phosphatase, translating to MTDHDRPPIIPVRPGPPAGKTPGGDTGTAERLAMNRTGSFEWDLDARTLDIDEAGLLVFGLDPATFDSRPESLVERLEPEERVRLDTAIDEAVKGGRSSYSVHFRVPTDENGDQWTHIQARILRSADGRAHRVIGVVRDATAEVTHSAFVLELEKRRQRQTDIVERTTSALSRAVTVDDVTAVLTGPGGLARLGADGLALGLLDNATLNVIALSGDSLEVVDELGQGRLDRGFPLADTVLSGRPRFVSSLGALTRRYPVLEPYVGRLKFQAAAYLPLVAQARSLGGLALFYRERTAFNADERNLCLGLAAIVAQSLQRAKLFDEEREFATGLQSTMLPRRIHDVEGGEIAVRYHAAWSGRQVGGDWYDVIALPKDRFGIVVGDVQGHDTHAAAIMGQLRIALRAYAGEGHPPSTVLARASRFLAELDTDRFATCTYAQVDLGSGTVRVVRAGHFGPLIRHTDGRVGSPQVRGGLPLGISTDFGDEEYPETRLDLVPGETLVLYTDGLVEEPGADIDDGVRTLVNEVSAGPAGAEALADHLSDRLWERWGSGDDVALLVLRRSPDPGSPRAPRLHQYIHQADPEGLSDARTIVRQALTDWGMAELADDAELVTGELLVNVLLHTEGGAVLTLEVLPEPVRRVRLSVQDRSSAWPRRRTPGETATSGRGLLLLDAVATRWGIEPRGEGKAVWCEIGPAAPPTSPPVHRDTDTR from the coding sequence ATGACCGATCACGACCGGCCACCGATCATCCCCGTCCGGCCCGGTCCGCCGGCCGGGAAGACACCGGGCGGCGACACCGGGACGGCGGAGCGCCTTGCCATGAACCGCACGGGCAGTTTCGAGTGGGATCTCGATGCCCGGACGCTGGACATCGACGAGGCGGGCCTGCTGGTGTTCGGCCTGGACCCGGCCACTTTCGACTCACGGCCGGAGTCCCTGGTGGAACGGCTGGAGCCCGAGGAGCGGGTCCGTCTCGATACGGCGATCGACGAGGCCGTCAAGGGCGGGCGCAGCTCGTACAGCGTTCACTTCCGGGTCCCGACGGATGAGAACGGCGACCAGTGGACCCATATCCAGGCACGCATCCTGCGCAGCGCCGACGGCCGGGCACACCGGGTGATCGGGGTGGTGCGGGACGCGACGGCGGAAGTCACCCATTCGGCCTTCGTGCTGGAACTGGAAAAACGCCGTCAGCGCCAGACCGATATTGTTGAACGCACAACGAGTGCGTTGTCGCGGGCGGTGACCGTGGACGACGTGACGGCAGTTCTGACGGGACCGGGCGGTCTGGCCCGGCTGGGCGCCGACGGTCTGGCGCTCGGACTGCTGGACAACGCAACACTTAATGTCATCGCGCTGAGCGGCGACTCCCTGGAGGTCGTGGACGAGCTGGGGCAGGGCCGGCTCGACCGGGGCTTCCCGCTGGCCGACACCGTTCTCAGCGGCCGGCCGCGCTTCGTGAGCTCACTCGGCGCGCTCACCCGGCGCTATCCGGTGCTGGAGCCGTACGTGGGCCGGCTGAAGTTCCAGGCCGCGGCCTATCTGCCGCTCGTCGCGCAGGCACGTTCGCTCGGCGGGCTGGCGCTCTTCTACCGTGAGCGCACGGCCTTCAACGCCGACGAGCGCAACCTGTGTCTGGGCCTCGCCGCGATCGTCGCCCAGTCCCTCCAGCGGGCCAAGCTCTTCGACGAGGAGCGGGAATTCGCCACCGGTCTCCAGTCCACGATGCTGCCCCGGCGGATCCATGACGTCGAGGGCGGCGAGATCGCGGTCCGCTACCACGCGGCGTGGAGCGGACGTCAGGTCGGCGGTGACTGGTACGACGTGATCGCACTGCCGAAGGACCGGTTCGGCATCGTGGTGGGCGACGTGCAGGGCCATGACACGCATGCGGCCGCGATCATGGGCCAGCTGCGGATCGCGCTGCGTGCGTACGCCGGGGAGGGGCACCCGCCGTCGACGGTGCTGGCCCGCGCCTCCCGGTTCCTCGCCGAACTGGACACGGACCGGTTCGCCACCTGCACCTACGCCCAGGTCGATCTCGGCAGCGGAACGGTGCGGGTGGTGCGGGCCGGGCACTTCGGTCCGCTGATCCGGCACACGGACGGCCGGGTCGGCAGTCCGCAGGTACGCGGCGGCCTGCCCCTGGGCATCTCAACCGATTTCGGGGACGAGGAGTACCCCGAGACGCGGCTCGATCTGGTCCCCGGCGAGACGCTGGTCCTGTACACCGACGGGCTGGTCGAGGAGCCCGGCGCCGACATCGACGACGGGGTGCGCACACTCGTCAACGAGGTGAGCGCGGGCCCGGCGGGGGCGGAGGCGCTCGCCGATCATCTGTCGGACCGGCTGTGGGAGCGCTGGGGTTCGGGCGACGACGTCGCGCTGCTGGTGCTGCGCCGCAGTCCGGACCCGGGCTCGCCGCGTGCGCCACGGCTGCATCAGTACATCCATCAGGCCGACCCGGAGGGGCTCTCCGACGCACGGACGATCGTGCGGCAGGCGCTGACCGACTGGGGCATGGCCGAACTCGCGGACGACGCGGAGCTGGTGACCGGGGAGCTGCTGGTGAACGTGCTGCTTCACACGGAGGGCGGAGCCGTGCTCACTCTGGAGGTACTGCCGGAACCGGTGCGGCGGGTGCGGCTGTCGGTGCAGGACCGCTCCAGCGCGTGGCCCAGGCGCCGGACGCCGGGTGAGACAGCCACTTCGGGACGGGGCCTGCTCCTCCTGGACGCCGTCGCCACGCGGTGGGGCATCGAGCCGCGCGGCGAGGGGAAGGCGGTCTGGTGCGAGATCGGCCCTGCGGCGCCGCCCACGTCCCCGCCGGTCCACCGGGACACGGACACCCGGTAG
- a CDS encoding enoyl-CoA hydratase/isomerase family protein, with the protein MNHEDPVLLHTEGRIRHLTLNRPRALNALNHTMVLRMAEALDAAERDDSVTAVLLTGAGERGLCAGGDIRAIRDDAIAGGGTALDFWRDEYRLNARIARFSKPYVAIMDGIVMGGGVGVSAHGSIRIVTERSRIAMPETGIGFVPDVGGTYLLGRAPGELGTHLALTGAAVGAADALLCGLADHFVPSRELPGLIAALDLCATPSDVAAAVRRYAGTATGGELAAQRGWIDPCYGAGTVEEIVERLGDCGEPAAKEAAATILAKSPTALKVTLEAVRRARRLDRLEAVLDQEFRVSSTAFTRPDLVEGVRAQIVDKDRNPRWNPATLTEVTDADVERFFASLGDGELGLDAPAAP; encoded by the coding sequence ATGAACCACGAGGATCCCGTCCTGCTGCACACCGAGGGGCGCATCCGCCACCTCACGCTCAACCGGCCCCGGGCCCTCAACGCGCTGAACCACACCATGGTGCTGCGCATGGCGGAAGCGCTGGACGCTGCGGAACGGGACGACTCGGTCACCGCCGTGCTGCTCACGGGGGCGGGGGAGCGGGGGCTGTGCGCCGGCGGTGACATCCGCGCCATCCGCGACGACGCCATCGCCGGCGGCGGGACCGCACTGGACTTCTGGCGTGACGAGTACCGGCTCAACGCCCGTATCGCCCGGTTCTCCAAGCCGTACGTAGCGATCATGGACGGCATCGTGATGGGCGGCGGCGTCGGCGTCTCGGCCCACGGCTCGATCCGGATCGTCACGGAGCGTTCGCGCATCGCGATGCCCGAGACCGGTATCGGGTTCGTCCCGGACGTCGGCGGCACCTACCTGCTGGGCAGGGCGCCCGGTGAGCTCGGCACCCACCTGGCGCTCACCGGGGCAGCCGTCGGCGCGGCGGACGCGCTGCTGTGCGGACTCGCCGACCACTTCGTGCCGTCGCGGGAGCTCCCCGGTCTGATCGCCGCCCTCGACCTGTGCGCCACACCCTCGGACGTCGCCGCGGCGGTGCGGCGCTACGCCGGCACGGCCACCGGAGGCGAACTGGCCGCACAGCGCGGCTGGATCGACCCCTGCTACGGCGCCGGAACGGTCGAGGAGATCGTCGAGCGCCTCGGTGACTGCGGCGAGCCCGCCGCCAAGGAGGCCGCCGCCACGATCCTGGCGAAGTCGCCCACCGCGCTCAAGGTGACCCTCGAAGCCGTCCGCAGGGCGCGCCGCCTCGACCGCCTGGAGGCCGTGCTGGACCAGGAGTTCCGGGTCTCGTCCACCGCCTTCACCCGGCCCGACCTGGTCGAGGGCGTACGCGCCCAGATCGTCGACAAGGACCGGAACCCGCGATGGAACCCCGCCACGCTCACCGAGGTCACCGACGCCGACGTGGAGCGGTTCTTCGCCTCCCTCGGCGACGGTGAACTCGGCCTGGACGCCCCGGCGGCCCCCTGA
- a CDS encoding arabinose isomerase: MSDDRAAEPGGALARTFRRRTRVGLVSGGLGAYWPQFPGLLEQLRESARFVTGRIEEMGCEVVDAGFVSDPQESARAAEQLRRADCDLVVTFLTTYLTASMVLPVAQRTHTPVLVIDLQPTEAMDHANTGTGEWLAYCGQCPLPEVANVFRRSGIPFRSVSGHLRDENAWGRIRRWISAAGVRGALRHGRHGLMGHLYPGMLDVSTDMTLVSSQLGGHVEVLEFDDLRVRVSTVTDRETAERVALAREVFTLDDSVDEGDLAWAARVSVGLDRLVADFALDSLAYYHRGLEGEIHERLGAGMILGASLLTARGVPMAGEYELRTSLAMLIADTMGTGGSFTELQALNFRDRVVEMGHDGPAHLAISAKDPLLRGLGVYHGKRGWGVSVEFDVTHGPVTTFGIGQEADGSFVLIASEGEVVPGPLLEIGNTTSRVDFGFDPGEWTDAWSATGIGHHWALCTGHRARDFRAAADLLGLPFRTVTGPNDL, translated from the coding sequence ATGTCTGACGACCGCGCCGCCGAGCCCGGCGGTGCCCTTGCCCGGACGTTCCGCCGCCGGACCCGGGTGGGCCTGGTCTCCGGCGGGCTCGGCGCGTACTGGCCGCAGTTCCCCGGCCTTCTCGAACAGCTGCGGGAGTCGGCCCGGTTCGTGACCGGACGGATCGAGGAGATGGGGTGCGAGGTGGTCGACGCGGGCTTCGTCTCCGATCCGCAGGAGTCGGCCAGGGCTGCCGAACAGTTGCGGCGGGCCGACTGCGATCTGGTGGTGACGTTCCTGACGACATATCTCACCGCTTCGATGGTGCTGCCGGTCGCCCAGCGCACGCACACCCCGGTGCTGGTCATCGACCTCCAACCGACCGAGGCCATGGACCACGCGAACACCGGCACGGGCGAGTGGCTGGCGTACTGCGGTCAGTGCCCGCTGCCTGAGGTCGCCAACGTGTTCCGGCGCAGCGGCATCCCGTTCCGCTCGGTCTCGGGCCATCTGCGTGACGAGAACGCCTGGGGCCGGATCCGCCGCTGGATCTCGGCGGCCGGGGTGCGCGGTGCGCTGCGCCACGGCCGCCACGGGCTGATGGGGCATCTGTACCCGGGCATGCTCGACGTCTCCACCGACATGACGCTGGTCTCCTCGCAGCTGGGCGGCCATGTGGAGGTTCTGGAGTTCGACGACCTGCGGGTCAGGGTCTCGACTGTCACGGACAGGGAGACCGCCGAACGGGTCGCCCTGGCCCGGGAGGTCTTCACCCTGGACGATTCCGTCGATGAGGGCGATCTCGCCTGGGCGGCCCGGGTCTCGGTCGGTCTGGACCGGCTGGTGGCCGATTTCGCGCTCGACAGCCTCGCCTACTACCACCGGGGGCTGGAGGGCGAGATCCACGAGCGGCTGGGGGCCGGCATGATCCTGGGCGCCTCCCTGCTGACCGCCCGCGGGGTACCGATGGCCGGTGAGTACGAGCTGCGCACCAGCCTCGCCATGCTGATCGCCGACACCATGGGGACGGGCGGTTCGTTCACCGAACTGCAGGCGCTCAACTTCCGCGACCGGGTCGTGGAGATGGGGCACGACGGCCCCGCCCATCTGGCGATCAGCGCGAAGGACCCGCTGCTGCGCGGTCTGGGTGTCTACCACGGCAAGCGCGGCTGGGGTGTCAGCGTCGAATTCGACGTCACCCACGGGCCGGTCACCACGTTCGGCATCGGTCAGGAGGCCGACGGGTCGTTCGTCCTGATCGCGTCCGAGGGGGAGGTCGTGCCCGGTCCGCTGCTGGAGATCGGCAACACGACCTCCCGGGTGGACTTCGGCTTCGATCCCGGTGAGTGGACCGATGCCTGGTCCGCCACGGGCATCGGTCACCACTGGGCGCTGTGCACCGGCCACCGTGCACGGGACTTCCGGGCCGCCGCCGACCTGCTGGGCCTGCCCTTCCGTACGGTGACCGGGCCCAACGACCTCTGA
- a CDS encoding FAD-binding oxidoreductase, which produces MANAPVDSIPARRVLTDPAGLARYQHDEAEWAPYGMPLAVVRPASTDEVRDVVRHCLAHRIPLVPRGAGTGLSGGANAVDGAIILSFEDMNRIVDIDAAERLAVVQPGVVNDDLRAACAEHGLWYPPDPASSPWSTIGGNVATNAGGMCCVKYGVTRDYVLGLEVVNGLGEVVSLGRRTAKGVAGYDLAGLMVGSEGTLGVITEITVRLRPARLQERTVAGYFSSVVAAGEAVSAVTASGVIPSALELVDRHCLAAVDAWKKMGLSADADVVLLGRVDTPGAEGDAEAELIRDCFERAGASWAAVSTDQQEADALFQARRLAYPALERLGPVLTEDVCVPRTAVPEMLARTERTAARHDVLIANIAHAGDGNLHPLIITPPGDEAARARAQSAFEDILDDAIALGGTVTGEHGVGLLKMRGMDKELGPAVLGMHHAVKAALDPHGILNPGKVLGGAA; this is translated from the coding sequence GTGGCGAACGCACCGGTCGACAGCATTCCGGCCAGGCGGGTACTGACCGATCCGGCGGGCCTGGCCCGGTACCAGCACGACGAGGCCGAGTGGGCTCCGTACGGGATGCCGCTGGCCGTGGTCCGCCCGGCGAGCACCGACGAGGTGCGGGATGTGGTGCGCCACTGTCTCGCCCACCGCATTCCCCTGGTGCCGCGCGGCGCGGGCACCGGCCTGTCCGGCGGCGCCAACGCCGTGGACGGGGCGATCATCCTGTCGTTCGAGGACATGAACCGGATCGTCGACATCGACGCGGCAGAGCGGCTGGCCGTGGTCCAGCCCGGCGTGGTCAACGACGACCTCCGGGCGGCGTGCGCGGAACACGGGCTCTGGTACCCGCCCGATCCGGCGAGCTCCCCATGGTCCACGATCGGCGGCAACGTCGCGACCAACGCCGGCGGGATGTGCTGCGTCAAGTACGGCGTGACCCGCGACTACGTGCTGGGCCTCGAAGTGGTCAACGGGCTCGGCGAGGTCGTCTCGCTCGGACGCCGTACCGCGAAGGGCGTGGCGGGGTACGACCTGGCCGGGCTGATGGTGGGTTCCGAGGGCACGCTCGGGGTGATCACGGAGATCACCGTGCGGCTGCGCCCGGCCCGTCTCCAGGAGCGGACGGTCGCGGGCTACTTCTCGTCGGTGGTCGCCGCCGGTGAGGCGGTGAGCGCCGTGACCGCGTCCGGCGTCATTCCGTCCGCACTCGAACTGGTCGACCGTCACTGCCTCGCCGCCGTGGACGCCTGGAAGAAGATGGGGCTGTCCGCGGACGCGGACGTGGTGCTGCTCGGCCGGGTGGACACTCCGGGGGCCGAGGGCGACGCCGAGGCCGAACTGATCCGGGACTGCTTCGAACGGGCCGGTGCGAGCTGGGCCGCGGTCTCCACCGACCAGCAGGAGGCCGATGCCCTGTTCCAGGCCCGGCGGCTGGCCTACCCGGCGCTCGAACGGCTCGGCCCGGTCCTGACAGAGGACGTCTGCGTACCGCGGACCGCGGTTCCGGAGATGCTGGCCCGGACCGAGCGGACGGCGGCCAGGCACGACGTCCTGATCGCCAACATCGCCCATGCGGGGGACGGCAATCTGCACCCCCTGATCATCACGCCGCCGGGTGACGAAGCGGCGCGTGCCCGCGCGCAGTCCGCCTTCGAGGACATCCTGGACGACGCGATCGCGCTGGGCGGCACGGTCACGGGCGAGCACGGGGTCGGCCTGCTGAAGATGCGGGGCATGGACAAGGAGTTGGGTCCCGCGGTGCTCGGCATGCATCACGCGGTGAAGGCGGCGCTCGATCCGCACGGCATCCTGAACCCGGGCAAGGTGCTTGGAGGCGCCGCCTGA
- a CDS encoding pentapeptide repeat-containing protein: MPDTDRAPGTDDPDGTGRAGLRSDCGNCFGLCCVALTLTRSADFAINKDAGKPCRNLQDDFRCGIHTRLRSEGFAGCTVYDCFGAGQKVSGETFGGQDWRAAPESAQQMFEVFPVMRQLHELLWYLTEAAELAPARPLHGEIGRTLEETERLTHLDAGALVELDVAAHRDDVAALLARTSELVRATAPRKKKRNHRGADLIGARLKGADLRGGDLRGACLIAADLTGADLRLADLIGADFRDAQLSGADLTGALFLTQAQLNAARGNAATLLPVSLSRPSHWER; this comes from the coding sequence GTGCCCGATACCGACCGAGCTCCCGGCACCGACGACCCGGACGGTACCGGCCGGGCAGGCCTGCGCTCCGACTGCGGGAACTGCTTCGGGCTGTGCTGTGTCGCGCTGACCCTCACCCGCTCCGCGGACTTCGCCATCAACAAGGACGCCGGCAAGCCCTGCCGCAACCTTCAGGACGACTTCCGCTGCGGCATCCACACCAGGCTGCGTTCCGAGGGCTTTGCCGGCTGCACCGTGTACGACTGCTTCGGCGCCGGACAGAAGGTGTCGGGGGAGACCTTCGGCGGACAGGACTGGCGCGCGGCCCCGGAGAGCGCCCAGCAGATGTTCGAGGTCTTCCCGGTCATGCGGCAGCTGCACGAGCTGCTCTGGTATCTGACGGAGGCGGCAGAGCTGGCCCCGGCCCGCCCCCTCCACGGCGAGATCGGCCGCACCCTCGAAGAGACGGAGCGCCTCACCCACCTCGACGCCGGCGCCCTCGTGGAACTGGACGTCGCGGCGCACCGGGACGACGTCGCCGCCCTGCTCGCGCGCACCAGCGAGCTCGTCCGTGCCACCGCCCCTCGTAAGAAGAAGCGCAACCACCGCGGCGCCGACCTCATCGGCGCCCGACTCAAGGGAGCCGACCTGCGCGGCGGCGACCTGCGCGGCGCCTGCCTGATCGCGGCGGACCTCACCGGCGCCGATCTAAGGCTCGCCGACCTCATCGGCGCGGACTTCCGGGACGCGCAACTGTCCGGTGCGGACCTGACCGGAGCACTCTTCCTGACCCAGGCACAGCTGAACGCGGCCCGGGGGAACGCCGCGACCCTGCTCCCAGTGTCGCTCAGCCGCCCCTCGCACTGGGAGCGTTGA
- a CDS encoding SRPBCC family protein has protein sequence MPRTMSVSDSTMVAVAPSAVYAQVSDPTAMGRWSPENRGAKVLGERREAYVGMVFEGRNKRGRLSWTTRCTVTAADLGERFAFRVHAIGARRPRLPGAIATWEYRFEEVDGATLVTETWTDDRRGWPDFLANAFDRAATRGHTFADFQRGNIRTTLQRLKAALEAPLDGDAPRA, from the coding sequence ATGCCCCGCACCATGTCCGTGTCGGACAGCACGATGGTCGCCGTCGCGCCCTCGGCGGTGTACGCACAGGTCAGCGACCCGACCGCGATGGGGCGCTGGAGTCCGGAGAACCGGGGCGCGAAGGTGCTCGGCGAGCGCCGGGAGGCGTACGTCGGCATGGTCTTCGAGGGCCGCAACAAGCGCGGCAGGTTGAGCTGGACGACGCGGTGCACGGTGACCGCCGCCGATCTGGGCGAACGGTTCGCCTTCCGGGTCCACGCGATCGGCGCCCGGCGGCCGCGGCTCCCCGGCGCGATCGCCACCTGGGAGTACCGGTTCGAGGAGGTGGACGGCGCCACCCTGGTCACCGAGACCTGGACCGACGACCGTCGTGGCTGGCCGGACTTCCTGGCCAACGCCTTCGACCGGGCGGCCACCCGGGGGCACACCTTCGCGGACTTCCAGCGCGGCAACATCCGCACGACGCTCCAGCGACTCAAGGCGGCGCTGGAGGCTCCGCTGGACGGGGACGCGCCCCGGGCGTGA
- a CDS encoding radical SAM protein yields MPSRTDTGRTAPGSTDAGRTRLVEGLMERFPHVPREAVIKEDLLRGGLAFDESALSDNEGGDIKPKSYFIFSFDHGTLPELGAAALRRPPEEIVLTGGPYELRRTVVSVRVNPASPYRVAADADGVLGLYLDGRRISDVGLPPMPDYYRHTLENGKSVMEVAPTIQWGYLVYLTVFRVCQYFGAKEECQYCDINHNWRQHKAAGRPYTGVKPVEEVLEALAIIDRYDTAKTSTAYTLTGGAITSHIGGRDEADFYGQYAKAIEERFPGRWIGKVVAQALPKADVQRFHDYGVQIYHPNYEVWDPRLFELYCPGKERYVGRDEWHRRILDSAEVFGARNVIPNFVAGVEMAEPFGFTTVKEAIDSTTEGLRFFMSHGITPRFTTWCPEPTTPLGKTNPDGAPLEYHIRLLDAYRSTMEEYGLTSPPGYGPPGPGRAVFSVSSFMDSLPARADDEKPR; encoded by the coding sequence ATGCCCAGCCGCACAGACACCGGCCGTACCGCCCCAGGCAGCACCGACGCAGGCCGCACCCGCCTGGTCGAAGGGCTCATGGAGCGGTTCCCACACGTGCCCAGGGAAGCCGTGATCAAGGAGGACCTGCTGCGCGGCGGCCTGGCCTTCGACGAGTCCGCGCTCAGCGACAACGAGGGCGGTGACATCAAGCCGAAGTCGTACTTCATCTTCTCCTTCGACCACGGCACCCTGCCCGAGCTGGGGGCCGCCGCCCTGCGCCGGCCGCCGGAGGAGATCGTCCTCACCGGCGGACCGTACGAACTGCGGCGCACCGTGGTCTCCGTGCGGGTGAACCCCGCATCGCCCTACCGGGTCGCGGCCGACGCCGACGGCGTGCTCGGGCTCTACCTCGACGGCAGGCGGATCTCCGACGTCGGGCTTCCCCCGATGCCCGACTACTACCGGCACACGCTGGAGAACGGCAAGTCCGTGATGGAGGTGGCGCCCACCATCCAGTGGGGCTACCTCGTCTATCTGACGGTCTTCCGCGTCTGCCAGTACTTCGGCGCCAAGGAGGAGTGCCAGTACTGCGACATCAACCACAACTGGCGCCAGCACAAGGCCGCGGGCCGTCCCTACACGGGGGTGAAGCCGGTGGAGGAGGTCCTTGAGGCACTGGCCATCATCGACCGTTACGACACCGCGAAGACGTCCACGGCCTACACGCTCACCGGCGGTGCCATCACCTCGCACATCGGAGGCCGGGACGAGGCCGACTTCTACGGCCAGTACGCGAAGGCCATCGAGGAGCGATTCCCCGGCCGCTGGATCGGCAAGGTCGTCGCCCAGGCCCTGCCCAAGGCCGACGTGCAGCGCTTCCACGACTACGGCGTGCAGATCTACCACCCCAACTACGAGGTGTGGGACCCCCGGCTGTTCGAGCTGTACTGCCCCGGCAAGGAGCGCTACGTCGGCCGCGACGAATGGCACCGTCGCATCCTGGACTCAGCCGAGGTCTTCGGCGCCCGCAACGTCATTCCCAACTTCGTCGCAGGCGTGGAGATGGCCGAGCCGTTCGGTTTCACCACGGTGAAGGAGGCCATCGACTCCACCACGGAGGGCCTGCGGTTCTTCATGTCGCACGGCATCACACCCCGCTTCACCACCTGGTGCCCGGAGCCGACGACGCCGCTGGGGAAGACGAACCCGGACGGTGCTCCGCTGGAGTACCACATCCGGCTGCTGGACGCCTACCGCTCGACGATGGAGGAGTACGGGCTGACGTCGCCTCCCGGCTACGGTCCGCCGGGTCCCGGACGCGCGGTGTTCTCCGTGAGCTCCTTCATGGACAGCCTGCCAGCCCGCGCCGACGACGAGAAGCCCCGATGA